The following proteins are encoded in a genomic region of Pseudoxanthomonas suwonensis 11-1:
- a CDS encoding copper resistance protein B, protein MSRTSTLHLLSAAVLVMLPGYAAAAAQEAGHAGHHDHATHREAGAPASAGDPHASHAHAAHQAEAAPEQSHADHAAHADHAAMQHPRPVQTVPTHPPGHAHHGNPAAEEPAAGVHRHATHAAHPVQDSPREPVPALTDADRAAAFPPLQHGHVHGGGINSLVRFDRLEAWDADQGTGQAWETRAWIGGDVQRLWLRSEGERDDGRTHAADLELFYGRAISPWWDLLAGVRQDFGHDGRTWAALGVQGLAPYKFEVAATAYLGSGGQTALRTEVEYELPLTRRLLLQPKLELELHGQDDARRGIGAGLSTAGAGLRLRWAVTPRFAPYIGLVHERSFGDTRRYRTGEGDAAGDTRWVAGLRWWF, encoded by the coding sequence ATGAGCCGCACCTCGACACTGCACCTGCTGTCCGCCGCCGTGCTGGTGATGCTGCCCGGTTACGCCGCCGCGGCAGCGCAGGAGGCCGGCCATGCCGGGCACCACGACCACGCCACGCATCGCGAGGCGGGGGCACCGGCATCCGCTGGTGATCCCCATGCCAGCCACGCGCATGCGGCGCACCAGGCTGAAGCCGCTCCGGAACAGAGCCATGCCGACCATGCCGCGCATGCGGATCACGCGGCCATGCAACATCCGCGTCCGGTGCAGACGGTGCCGACGCACCCGCCAGGCCATGCACACCACGGCAACCCGGCTGCAGAGGAGCCGGCGGCCGGAGTGCACCGCCACGCCACGCATGCGGCGCACCCGGTGCAAGATTCGCCCCGCGAACCGGTTCCCGCGCTGACCGATGCCGACCGCGCAGCGGCCTTCCCGCCCCTGCAGCATGGCCATGTCCATGGCGGCGGCATCAACAGCCTGGTGCGCTTCGACCGGCTGGAGGCGTGGGACGCGGACCAGGGCACCGGCCAGGCCTGGGAGACCAGGGCCTGGATCGGCGGGGACGTGCAGCGGCTGTGGCTGCGCAGCGAGGGCGAGCGCGACGACGGACGCACCCATGCCGCCGACCTGGAGCTGTTCTACGGCCGGGCCATCAGCCCGTGGTGGGACCTGCTGGCCGGTGTGCGCCAGGACTTCGGCCATGACGGCCGCACCTGGGCGGCACTGGGCGTGCAGGGCCTGGCACCGTACAAGTTCGAGGTGGCGGCCACGGCCTACCTGGGCAGTGGCGGCCAGACCGCGCTGCGCACCGAGGTCGAGTACGAGCTTCCGCTGACACGCAGGCTGCTGTTGCAACCAAAGCTGGAGCTGGAACTGCATGGCCAGGACGATGCCCGCCGCGGTATCGGCGCGGGCCTCTCCACCGCTGGGGCGGGGCTGCGGCTGCGCTGGGCGGTCACGCCGCGGTTCGCGCCATATATCGGCCTGGTGCACGAACGCAGCTTCGGCGATACCCGCCGCTATCGCACGGGCGAGGGCGACGCGGCAGGCGATACCCGCTGGGTCGCCGGCCTGCGCTGGTGGTTCTAG